In Rhodothermales bacterium, the following are encoded in one genomic region:
- a CDS encoding T9SS type A sorting domain-containing protein, with protein sequence MPSILHYKPSFRMITATRVVARRVSNLVPVSSMLMLLLLALGTTDVLAQIRSTTTGGDWSEPSTWEGNLVPEVDDEVIISAGADVAMQGLLECAGITIEQGATLRRSDNLTLEVHGDFVNRGIVLGDVGLLLLEGDVLNTGQVASRVFYGGNGPRTIIAPGIDSDVQWVTGFVSLEGRNVLSRLNAVDDRGGQLILERGGTIEFSVTPEVGYKPAELDTPDQDQFASFGTVIMPNVPDQFANVVVGSNMRAGFDQSVTSADTIWAETYGDQAHPRFANSVRNWFRLRWADSAPSPRPELLSLLMTFNARHLGDLDPDSLSVFHSPDSGRTWQQLTEPPFAVTFDPSSGVGFASLLNVTSEGDFVIAAPGPPVAARPVADIQLLGRNQIRVGGPPQRYRVYYTNAGSVPMGRTIIGLRTEGGAYIDRIVPSSAKDEAVGWGVEQFAPDGDSTEALVMTSPLGPGETRAFTAYLKAVPDAGKVGSEAVVQIVGGIVLGIGAGYLSDVLFHALEEVMADPCNNDSGYKDKFNDAFDRTDDKWNPFGSSESPWLAVSENGASGLSQIGALKSGFGVVTAVNLLNSAASTVANGTARYEQNSGRSMFEPIDCDAPPRPNVPNDQLPMDPVSSFDPNSKVGPGGAGTLNFVSAAGKMEYVINFENKAEATAPAFRIVITDTLRPELDPNSVRFGPVSHDGWTTTRVGNVLTWDIEGIELPPNVNPPEGEGFVSFTVDAADGLPSGTVISNRAEIIFDLNEPILTNTHVNTIDFEAPITTMSSLPAEVEGDRVAVAWTSDDLQTGSGVASAAVYASVDGSAFELIGFSESNSFTAPVRPGRRYLFYALASDRVGNTEKSRPTPVATTVIATDVVGSHGFAFELGANYPNPFTEETSISFVIPSRERVRLSVFDLLGREVARIVDQVLSAGPHTVTWRGGAMASGVYIYRLRAGTREESGSLIVVK encoded by the coding sequence GTGCCGTCAATCCTCCACTACAAGCCTTCGTTTCGCATGATAACCGCCACGCGAGTTGTCGCTCGTCGAGTATCGAACCTGGTGCCGGTGTCCAGTATGCTGATGCTCTTACTGTTGGCATTGGGGACGACGGATGTCCTGGCACAGATCCGATCAACGACAACGGGTGGTGACTGGAGCGAACCGTCGACCTGGGAAGGAAACCTGGTTCCAGAGGTTGATGACGAGGTGATCATTTCGGCCGGAGCGGATGTTGCCATGCAGGGGCTCCTCGAGTGTGCGGGGATTACGATCGAGCAGGGAGCAACGCTTCGTCGCTCGGACAATCTCACGCTCGAGGTGCACGGGGACTTTGTGAACAGAGGAATCGTTCTCGGGGATGTCGGACTTCTTCTGCTCGAGGGTGACGTTCTTAATACCGGCCAGGTTGCATCGCGCGTTTTCTACGGAGGAAATGGTCCACGAACCATTATTGCGCCGGGGATCGACAGCGATGTCCAATGGGTGACCGGATTTGTCTCGCTAGAGGGGCGTAACGTTCTGAGTCGGTTGAACGCTGTTGACGACCGCGGCGGACAGCTGATACTCGAGCGAGGGGGAACCATCGAATTCAGCGTGACGCCGGAAGTCGGCTACAAACCGGCCGAACTGGACACGCCTGATCAGGACCAGTTTGCCAGCTTCGGAACGGTGATCATGCCGAACGTCCCCGACCAGTTCGCCAATGTGGTGGTGGGTTCCAACATGCGGGCTGGATTCGATCAGTCAGTAACGTCCGCTGACACGATATGGGCCGAAACCTATGGCGATCAGGCCCACCCGCGGTTCGCGAACTCGGTTCGGAACTGGTTTCGACTCCGCTGGGCGGACTCGGCCCCGAGCCCGCGACCAGAATTGCTATCGTTGCTGATGACATTCAATGCCCGACACCTGGGCGATCTGGATCCGGACAGCCTGTCAGTGTTTCATTCGCCCGACAGCGGGAGGACCTGGCAGCAATTGACGGAGCCGCCTTTTGCCGTGACGTTTGACCCGTCGAGCGGAGTTGGTTTTGCCTCTCTACTGAACGTTACGTCCGAGGGCGACTTCGTGATTGCGGCTCCCGGTCCTCCGGTCGCTGCCCGGCCCGTGGCAGACATTCAGCTTCTGGGCAGAAATCAAATTAGAGTCGGTGGGCCGCCTCAACGATATCGTGTTTACTACACCAATGCTGGATCTGTGCCGATGGGGAGGACCATCATCGGCCTTCGAACTGAGGGCGGCGCATACATCGACAGGATCGTCCCTTCGTCGGCGAAGGACGAGGCCGTTGGCTGGGGAGTTGAACAGTTCGCTCCTGACGGCGACAGTACGGAAGCGCTGGTAATGACATCGCCGCTCGGCCCGGGCGAGACGAGAGCGTTCACCGCTTATCTGAAGGCCGTGCCGGACGCGGGTAAAGTGGGCTCAGAAGCTGTCGTCCAGATTGTCGGCGGTATCGTATTAGGTATTGGCGCCGGCTATCTGTCCGATGTCTTGTTCCACGCGCTTGAGGAGGTCATGGCTGATCCGTGCAACAACGATTCAGGCTACAAGGACAAGTTCAACGATGCCTTTGACCGAACGGACGATAAGTGGAATCCATTTGGCAGCTCGGAGTCCCCGTGGCTTGCGGTTTCGGAGAATGGCGCAAGCGGGCTTTCCCAGATTGGAGCGCTGAAGTCGGGATTCGGCGTGGTTACGGCGGTAAACCTGCTGAATTCGGCCGCAAGCACGGTAGCGAACGGCACCGCACGCTACGAGCAGAACTCCGGGAGGAGCATGTTCGAGCCGATCGACTGCGATGCGCCACCGCGACCTAACGTTCCGAACGATCAGCTGCCAATGGACCCGGTCAGCTCGTTCGATCCGAACTCCAAGGTTGGACCCGGCGGCGCGGGGACGCTGAACTTCGTTTCGGCAGCCGGCAAGATGGAGTATGTAATCAATTTCGAGAACAAGGCGGAGGCGACGGCGCCGGCCTTCCGAATCGTGATCACCGACACACTACGCCCCGAGCTTGATCCGAACAGCGTTCGATTCGGGCCCGTCAGCCACGATGGATGGACGACGACCCGAGTCGGCAACGTTCTCACCTGGGATATCGAGGGCATAGAGCTGCCACCGAACGTAAACCCGCCAGAAGGGGAGGGATTCGTTTCGTTCACTGTGGATGCGGCCGACGGACTCCCAAGCGGGACGGTCATATCCAATCGAGCGGAGATCATCTTCGACCTGAACGAGCCGATCCTGACCAATACGCATGTCAACACTATCGATTTCGAGGCGCCAATTACGACGATGTCGAGCTTGCCGGCAGAGGTGGAGGGAGACCGCGTCGCGGTAGCGTGGACGTCAGACGACTTGCAGACCGGGTCCGGAGTTGCGTCCGCCGCCGTGTACGCGTCCGTTGACGGCAGTGCCTTTGAGCTGATCGGTTTCAGCGAATCCAACAGCTTCACGGCGCCCGTCAGGCCCGGCCGACGTTATCTGTTCTACGCGCTCGCGTCGGACCGTGTCGGTAACACCGAGAAGAGCCGGCCTACACCAGTCGCGACGACGGTCATCGCGACAGACGTCGTCGGTTCGCACGGCTTCGCGTTTGAACTCGGAGCGAATTACCCGAATCCATTCACCGAAGAGACCAGTATTTCGTTTGTGATTCCCTCGAGGGAACGGGTTCGACTGAGCGTTTTCGACTTGCTTGGTCGAGAAGTTGCGCGCATCGTTGACCAGGTTCTTTCCGCGGGACCACACACGGTTACCTGGCGTGGCGGCGCGATGGCGAGCGGGGTCTACATTTATCGGTTGCGGGCCGGTACTCGAGAGGAGTCCGGATCGCTCATTGTGGTCAAGTGA
- a CDS encoding DUF1080 domain-containing protein, which translates to MNRTLFLIVCLGMLMPACRSSSVGISLFDGKSLDGWRVHGTELWYVEDGELIGESGPDQEYGYLATDASFKDFDLSVEFSQEANGNSGLFFRSSLDGTRITGWQAEIAPPGNPTGGIYESYGRGWLIKPPEGSDRSLKMGGWNTLRVRAVGDEVTTWLNGEQMVQLTDELIGKAEGVIALQIHDGGGIKVRWRNLRVQRLD; encoded by the coding sequence ATCGGTGGGCATTTCCCTGTTCGACGGCAAAAGCCTCGACGGGTGGCGCGTGCATGGGACGGAGCTCTGGTATGTGGAGGATGGGGAACTCATTGGCGAAAGCGGGCCGGACCAGGAGTACGGGTACCTGGCGACCGACGCCAGTTTCAAGGATTTCGATTTGTCCGTGGAGTTCAGTCAGGAGGCGAACGGCAACAGCGGCCTGTTCTTCAGATCGTCGCTCGATGGCACGCGCATTACGGGCTGGCAGGCGGAGATCGCACCGCCGGGAAACCCGACGGGCGGTATCTACGAATCGTACGGTCGGGGTTGGCTGATCAAGCCTCCCGAGGGCAGCGACCGGTCGCTCAAGATGGGTGGATGGAACACGCTGCGTGTGCGTGCTGTCGGCGATGAAGTGACGACGTGGCTCAACGGCGAGCAGATGGTCCAACTAACCGACGAGTTGATCGGAAAGGCGGAGGGCGTGATTGCTCTGCAGATTCACGACGGCGGCGGCATCAAGGTCCGCTGGCGAAACCTTCGCGTACAGCGCTTGGATTGA